A genome region from Blautia coccoides includes the following:
- the trpE gene encoding anthranilate synthase component I, which produces MTITPDCNTILKLAEEYSIVPVCREIYADVTTPITLLRKLTGLSKRYYLLESIEGGETWGRYSFLGYDPVMRVTCRDSKVYIEKQGKTEIVETEKPLNVLREIMKDYKSPRLSGMPPFTGGFVGYFAYSMIGYAEPVLHIKKGTFPDYDVMLFDKVIAYDHLKQKICIIVNMRTDKVMENYGEATAEIARIAGLIKSAPVPAAEAEPEQIDFTCNVSREEYCSIVEKTKEYIRDGDIFQAVISRQFCSPMRGSLLNAYRVLRTTNPSPYMVYLHFDEEELMSTSPETLVRLQDGRLTTFPVAGSRPRGADAEEDEALEKDLLQDEKELSEHNMLVDLGRNDLGRISQFGSVEVTKYMMIHRYSKIMHICSQVEGTIRDDKDALDAVEAVLPAGTLSGAPKIRACEIIEELESMERGVYGGAIGYLDFAGNLDTCIAIRMAVKKDGKVYVQAGGGIVADSVPELEYEESANKAAAVMQAIKNAGEVEEL; this is translated from the coding sequence ATGACGATCACACCGGACTGCAACACAATTTTGAAACTGGCGGAGGAATATTCCATTGTCCCTGTATGCAGGGAAATCTATGCGGATGTTACAACACCGATCACTCTGCTGCGCAAGCTCACAGGGCTTTCTAAGAGATATTATCTTCTGGAGAGTATAGAGGGCGGAGAGACATGGGGAAGATATTCTTTTCTGGGATATGACCCGGTCATGCGGGTGACCTGCAGGGACAGTAAAGTATATATAGAAAAACAGGGAAAGACAGAGATTGTGGAGACAGAAAAGCCCTTGAATGTATTGAGAGAGATCATGAAAGACTACAAGTCTCCCAGACTTTCCGGCATGCCTCCGTTTACCGGCGGCTTTGTAGGGTATTTTGCATATTCTATGATCGGTTACGCGGAACCGGTGCTCCATATAAAAAAGGGCACATTTCCCGATTACGATGTTATGCTTTTTGACAAAGTCATCGCCTATGACCATCTGAAGCAGAAGATATGTATCATTGTGAATATGCGGACGGATAAAGTGATGGAGAATTATGGCGAGGCTACAGCGGAGATCGCAAGGATCGCCGGGCTGATCAAAAGCGCACCGGTACCTGCGGCTGAAGCGGAGCCAGAGCAGATTGATTTCACCTGTAATGTGAGCAGGGAGGAATACTGCAGCATTGTAGAGAAGACGAAAGAATATATAAGAGATGGGGATATCTTCCAGGCTGTTATTTCCAGGCAGTTTTGCAGTCCTATGAGAGGAAGCCTTTTAAACGCTTACAGAGTTCTTCGGACAACAAATCCTTCCCCGTATATGGTTTACCTGCATTTTGATGAGGAAGAACTGATGAGCACTTCACCGGAGACTCTGGTCCGCCTTCAGGATGGCCGGCTGACTACCTTCCCGGTAGCAGGCTCCAGGCCAAGGGGGGCGGATGCAGAGGAGGATGAAGCTTTGGAAAAAGATCTTCTGCAGGATGAAAAGGAACTGTCAGAACACAATATGCTGGTAGACCTGGGGAGAAATGATCTGGGACGCATCAGTCAGTTTGGTTCTGTGGAAGTGACGAAATATATGATGATCCACCGTTATTCTAAGATCATGCACATTTGTTCACAGGTGGAGGGAACCATCCGGGACGACAAGGATGCATTGGATGCAGTTGAAGCTGTACTTCCTGCGGGAACTCTTTCCGGCGCGCCCAAAATCAGAGCATGCGAGATCATCGAGGAGCTGGAGAGTATGGAGAGAGGTGTCTACGGAGGTGCCATCGGCTATCTGGATTTTGCCGGCAATTTGGATACCTGTATTGCTATCCGCATGGCAGTCAAAAAAGACGGTAAAGTCTACGTACAGGCAGGCGGCGGAATTGTGGCAGACAGTGTTCCGGAGCTGGAATACGAAGAATCGGCAAATAAAGCGGCAGCAGTGATGCAGGCCATTAAAAATGCCGGGGAGGTGGAAGAGTTATGA